A segment of the Trifolium pratense cultivar HEN17-A07 linkage group LG7, ARS_RC_1.1, whole genome shotgun sequence genome:
TCTACAGAAGCTGAAAAGAAAAAAGCTGAGGATGAACTTGTAAAGAAAGCTCAATCAGTAGAAAAGTTTCAAGAGAAAAAAAGCATTTCCAAGAATGTTGAAGAATGTAATAACAAAGCTGAAATCAAACTTCAAGAAGTTGTTATAGATGATGAAAATCAACAAGAGACTGATGTGTTTGAAGTTCCGATCGAAAAGTTGGAAATTGAATTCAGAAAACCTGTTGATGAATTTGATAAGGAAACTCAAATTCAACCAGCAATATCGGATCCAGAGAAGCCTTTTGTCGATGAACTGAAACTAAAAGATGACAAAATAGCGTTGTTGAAATCAAGTttggaagagaaaaagaaggaaCTGGAATCAATGAGTAATGAAAATGACCATCTGAAAAGTCAACTGAACGAAACAGTTTCGAAAGTGAAAGCCTTTgaaacaaaagaagaaggaATGACAATGCAGGTGAAGCAATTGAGTGAAGATTTGGAAGCAAGTAAAGGGAATGAAGAGAAGTTGAATAAGAAGTTGAAATCTGTGGAAGAAGAAAAGGAAGCGTTAGAATCAGAAATGAAGAAGCTGAGAGTGCAGACAGAACAATGGAGAAAAGCAGCAGATGCTGCAGCTTCAGTGCTTGCAGGAGGTTTTGATATGAGTGCTGCTTCTCGAGTTCCTGAAAGGTGTGGTTCAATGGATAAGCACTTTGGTGGAGGAACATTTGAGACACCTGGTGTTGGAAGGTATCGTGGATATGTAGGGTCTCCTGGCATGATCGATGattttgatgatggttttggaGGTGGAAAAAAGAAGGGTTCTGGTATTAGAATGTTTGGTGATTTATGGAAGAAGAAAGGCCAAAAGTGATTTCCGCACCTGTTTCGATTTTCAGTGAGTTTGGCAGAATCCCGATGTTTCACGTGATTCCCTGAAAAAGCTATACATTAGAGTTCAAACAAAATCAGGGTGTCAccgtaattttgtcaaacttgctATGATTCCAATGAATGGTCATGTTTGAGTGGTAGCATTACTAGTATCTACAAAAGACAGTTGCTTACTGTTGTTCATGAATCTTTCTGGTATTATCTTGTTTAGTTGTTTTTGTTGAACTATAATGGCCATTAAGCTTGTACTGTTATATTACTATTGCATGATCAGTGCAAGCTAGTGATTTGAACTTTTGAAAGATGGTTTATGTAATGGTTTTTAGCCCTTTTCCAACTGAGATGAAGGGTTTTTAAGCTAATTTTCTATCTGCATTCATTTTGAGTAATATCTATAAcatatacattagttattcaacaGACATTAAAtgtgaatttttgtttataacaaaGACTGGTGAGAGTACATATCTTTTTGTTCACTTTGATATAATTCTAAAATTCAGCATTCACAATACCTTAAATATGGAAACGGATTAGGTGCAGTCGTTTTTCTGTGCAGTCATTACATCTGTAGTTAGATACACCTTGTAGTTTTCTTGTTCTTGAGGGTTAGATCCTTTTGTTCATAAAACAATGACTACATACGAGAATAAGTGTTAAAAGGTGAGTAAATTGAGTGACATGTTTTTGTGAAATCCAATATTTAGATATAAAAATGGTGTAAAGCAATTGAAGTTCTCATAAATTCTTTTAATATTGTTTTCCCCTAGTATTTCTTGAAAACTATATCCAGTCTCAAACTCAATTCAATTCAGACTTTTGAACATGATTAAAAATTGAGGTCTATGGTTAGAATCacaagtggtatcaccattccaacaaaaattaaataaagggACTGAGGTGCAAGACAGACAGCACCATGTTGAAGGTTATGCTTTTTGCACAAAACCATGCACAAAACCAAAAAGAGAataatcaaacataaaaaaaaaaatacaaataaataaataaaattccaaaCCAAGCTTTCTAAGTTGACAGTTGTGCTTCTTTTCTTCCCTTTCTATATTGGTCTTAAACAATAACAGGAAATTCTGCAAGAACTTGAAATTGAAGAATTTATATTCTAAATCACAATACAATATACAATCTATTGGAAGCAACTGTTGAGTACTTAGTCTTCGAAAAATTTATGACAACTAATCATCATCACTTCCGTAGTTTTGGCACAAAGATAGTAGTCCACCAGTAGTATTTGTTGTATTATCTTcctctttttccttttgtttggcTTCTGTAGGACTTTTAACATTAGAGGTCCCTGGTTTCTTAATAACAGAAATCTTCACCAAAGGATTAAACTTTGGACGACTACTGCTCGATTTTTCTGCATAAACAAGAGATGGTAGTTTATGTGTTACATTCCTAAGTTGATGGTAACATACAAATCTCATCCAAATGAAACAATGCATATGCAAATGGTGGGAAAAATATCCACCCCTTGGCGGATCGCTTACTACTAGGTTGGATCAGATGTCAACCTGTGGAGGCGAATAGACCCTCGGGAGTGATACTAGGACCCTAACCTAACATAAAGGGTCGTGTGCTTCTGTCAGAATCGAAGCCAATACCCTGAAGAGGTATTCGATCTTTTCGGTTCAGCACTTTTGAATGATTGTGTTTAACACCCTAACGATTCTGTGAAAGGGGATTCATCTACAAATCACTAAGAACATCAGTTTTGTCTAACTAGCATCAATTGGCAAGTCAAACAGATGGTTAATATGGGTCTGTTTCTTTGACAAATACTACACCGTTAGAGCGAGACTTCACAAGTAAGATATCACAGCAGAAAAGTGGATGTGGTACACAACTGAAGATGGACACTCGAATTTAATCTACACACGATGTTACTTCAGTTGCAACTATAATCTACACTTAGTACTGATGATGTGACTAATTATTGTGTGCATAATGCATTAATGAAGTTTGATGCATCTAATTGCTCTGCCTGaaaacttgtaaaaaaaaaaacatataccTTGTTTGTCAGAATCATCCAAACTAACTTTTGTCAGAGTGTCAGTTGCTTTTCCTGGAAGGTCTTCGGAAAGTTTTTGCCTCTGCAGAAAAATACGAACAAAGTGTTAGACCTCTCATTAAGGAAAAGTGATATTAGTCAGTTTTGTAGCAGTTATGTCTTTATGTGGCggttatgttttttattaattaattatgtttatcAATTGGGTTGTGTGGGTTGTTAGTAGAATAAATAGGCAAAGGGCAAGACATAGTTGGTTATCAAGGAATTATTGAGTGGTTATTTGGGTGGGAGAGAACCAAGCTTTCGATACTTGGTGTAGAACTGCAGCCTTGTTCTTTTGTTCTATGTATATTTCAATTCTGTGCATGTGTGTTTGTGTATGTTCTGCCTCTGTTTGAGAGTAGTTCTCCAGAGAGTTTTCAATAAGAATTCAGTGTTTAATTCGATCGTTACAAAGCTGAAACAGCTATTATATGATTTAAACATCCTAAGGAAATGAGAAATTAGGCATCTCCTTAATAAATCCTGGTTTTTGCAATCCCAAAAGAACAtcaattatatatttgtttaaacATCTGATAATATCTTTATGTGCACTGCATCAGTGTTGTAAATCACGGATTGCTGAAAATAACAGTTTGTTTGAATACTGTTATGCTACGATGCTATTGCGCCGCTATatactatttgacaacactttgtactaaataaAATACCATATCACGGAACAataaatttgttcaaattccactacgCTATAAGcgctatagccgctatttgaccACACTGATGTGCACAACCTTTCTGTACCTTAAGTTTTAAGAGTGCAGTTAATAACTTAAtataaccaaaacaaaatataaatatcctTTAAACAAGTCAAAAATGCAAATTCCAGATGATCATGTTTTGTTCGTTTGCAGAAGACAACAAGTATGTTTCATAAATCTGTGTTACTTTATTTTACAGAACCtaacaataaaattataataaagcATGTCATTCAAAAGTTCTGAACAAATAGTGAAATCAAATTCTCAGAGAACGAGCTGTTTAGAAAAAGAAAGTCAAAAAATCACTTCAGGGATCATTGACTGAAATGTGAGATAACAGACTTAGTTCAAAGAGCAACTACAGAAGCTGAAAATTTAAAAGTTGTGAGTGTGGAATGAAAATGATTAGAAGCAAGATTCTAAATAATGATGCCACTAAAGTTTATTAGGCCAACAAGAAGTCAAAGAAAATCTATTACTACTTAACATCTTGGTACCTTTGCATTATGATTGGATGTTTCACCATGTCCATTTGAAAGCTGAAGCAACTCCTCCTCAGTTTCAATATCTTCATCACGAATTCTGCTGATAGAAACTTCTGGATTCTGTTTAAGATGGTACAAAACAAATCAtagaaattaatttcaaaaagaaaataaactgCCAGACATTGAAAGTGGTTAAAATAAGGAGAACTTGAAGTATGGGACAGAAATACTCACattagaaaaaattgattttatcagggcttcatcttcttcttcgaGTCTTTTctcctaaaaataaaataacggGGATTTACTCAAATTATCAAGAGGGGAAACGGGAAAGTAACTAAATAATATTGTATAGCAAGCTTTATCATACCTTGTCTTCTGCTGTACGTTGCAAGGCAGCAAGCATTTCATCAACACTGACAGTTGCATGCCTAGACTGGAAAACAAACGAGATTCTCATTAGCAATTAGTACAATGAACAGCCTTCAGATCAACATGCACTTTACGCGCACATACACATCCAACCAAACATGTTGCAAAATACATTGCTGTTACAGCATTAAGTATACGGTATACCTTCATTGACTTCATCTCATCCAGTGCAGCAAGGATATCCATCTCTCTTTTAGAATCCAGGGTTCTATTCTCTAAGGACTTCATTGCATCTCCCATTTCTTCAGCTTCCctcttctttttcatttcatcaGTTTCCTCATCCTCTGCACGCCAAGGTTCAAAATTTCTGGAAGCACCAGACTCAACAACATAATCTGAATTCTGCGGATCAGTCTTCATGGTAAGTTCAGCCGAGCACCGGgtacatttaaaataaaatctgaAAATTTGAATTCCCAGATATTTCTGCACAAAAATGGTCaaacaaaataaacttaaaCAATTAGACCCAATATCATAATCAAAACCAAATCACACACAAAGCAACAAGAAACATAGAAAAGCACTCCATCCATTATGCACACctctttaagaaaataattgaatgtaCTATTTTCTATGAAAAAATGAGCTTCATTTACTAAAGTAACCTTATTAAGTAGTAGTCAATGGAGTAGGTTAGCTGGGTTGAGATACGATAAATAAGGATATATTAGTGAAAAAGAGTAACTAACAGTTCACTGGTAATCTGCAACGACAAATAATACATGACAAACAAATACACACAATATATGGTTGTTCCCTATAACCAACATTGTTAAATAACAGTGAAATACAAACAGATAATAAACATAATATTGATGAAGTTAACATAATAAAAAGATTTTTGGATAATAAGTATACCTCGCCGATAACATCCTCTTTTCTAGAGTTGAACTTGGTTCctttgtaaatataattacCGCAAGTGTTGCATCGAATGCTCATGGGAAGCATCATGCGGATGTTCATTTGTTGATTTTTGGGCCTTCTTACTCTAGGAAGCTTGGCAGGATCGAAATCGGGTGGGTAATACTTGTTCAAAACCTTCCTCTCACCCATCTTTCTTCAACAACTTGAGAGATTCAAATTCCTTCACAAATTCAAAAATCACAAACACACAGCATGtataatttgattaattatttatatattcatCAGACTCACAGTTAAAAGACCCAAACACTAAGTAACTCAATGAATGAATGGCTAATTTGTCACTGTCGTTTGacctaaaaatatttaattaaataagaacCACTACACTGTCAATTTGGGAGTAAAGAAAATCAGTGAAATCGTAGATTGGTGTGtgtgaaaatagagaaattaaCTGAAAAAATATTGAGAGGTAGAGATAGATAACCTACCTGAGGATGAGGAAGAAGGAGTCGCGCGGGAGttggaagaaaaataagagaaattagGTTGGTTGGACTTAGAGAGGAGAGGATTTTAAATTCGCTTAAATACGATTTTGGTgacttattttgattttttttgttgtttttaataatGAAGTTGTGGATCGAACAATGATCTGATTtgatttagtttattttttagtttatgaaaataatttatgtaaataaataaatttttatgttaattaataaaaattgtatttttataagttatttttttataaattatcttaaaaaacttatttatttacataaactcaaaaataagtcaatataAACGACCCCTAAATCCCTAGTGGCTTCggcttatttttattttgattcccctgaaaatagaaaacaaattgATTTATATCATTGTAAAATTACAAAAGTTTTAAAAAGGTCTCGGAATCATTTTGAGCTGATTTAGCTAATTTAGGTTTGACCGTGTAACCTAATCTCACgtggtatatttttttattaaaataataattgtcttttttaaaaaaaaaaaataataatagggATAAAATAACAAACGAAACAAGGGGTGAGAACACTTTTACAATCCAACACTAAAAGTGCATGTAGAAAATTACAATGAGAGGTAACTAAAATTGGGGAGAAGGATCatcaaatccttttttttttgctaataagTCCGCACATGAGTTGGCCTCTCTGAAGCAATGTTGAATAGTGGCAGACCAATCCTAAAGGTGAAGTAAATTAAGAGCATCTTCTAAGAGAGTTTGAGATAAGAGATGATGGTAGATTAAGTAAGAACAATAGTTACAACAATGGTAGAATCTGTTTAAAAAATAACACGATCAAGATGGAGATGACGAGCAACACACATAGCATGAAGTAAACTCCACATCTCAGCACCGAGAGAATTGTTGCGACCAAGATTGCAATAGAAACCTTGGATAAGGTCACCCTGAGCATCTCTAAGTAATCCGCCACATGCAAATAAGCCATTCATTTTGCTATGCGCTCCATAATATTAAACTTAAGAGTACCTGTAGGAGGGGACTCCCATATGATATGGATAATGGAACCAGAGTTATTCATATAAGCTGCAGGTTTAGCAATGCATTCAACAACCATTTGCACTTGACTAGCTATTTGACTGAACCAATTTTGTTGAAGATTCAAGTACTGGCTAAACACCAATTCATTACAATCATTCCATATAGCATTAATAGAAACACCGAAAAATGTCACCCAACTCCAAGGCGTATTTTCAATATCTTCATTGTCAATGTTCCATTT
Coding sequences within it:
- the LOC123896867 gene encoding interactor of constitutive active ROPs 4-like; translation: MPRSRGTDLPQRQSPRGTHALRTSSSDSDPSHHRPVTVRSPKLGDRRSPRGSTQSETVNQKKLGTRIADLESQLGQAQQELKNLKDQLSSTEAEKKKAEDELVKKAQSVEKFQEKKSISKNVEECNNKAEIKLQEVVIDDENQQETDVFEVPIEKLEIEFRKPVDEFDKETQIQPAISDPEKPFVDELKLKDDKIALLKSSLEEKKKELESMSNENDHLKSQLNETVSKVKAFETKEEGMTMQVKQLSEDLEASKGNEEKLNKKLKSVEEEKEALESEMKKLRVQTEQWRKAADAAASVLAGGFDMSAASRVPERCGSMDKHFGGGTFETPGVGRYRGYVGSPGMIDDFDDGFGGGKKKGSGIRMFGDLWKKKGQK
- the LOC123896868 gene encoding splicing factor YJU2-like, with the protein product MGERKVLNKYYPPDFDPAKLPRVRRPKNQQMNIRMMLPMSIRCNTCGNYIYKGTKFNSRKEDVIGEKYLGIQIFRFYFKCTRCSAELTMKTDPQNSDYVVESGASRNFEPWRAEDEETDEMKKKREAEEMGDAMKSLENRTLDSKREMDILAALDEMKSMKSRHATVSVDEMLAALQRTAEDKEKRLEEEDEALIKSIFSNNPEVSISRIRDEDIETEEELLQLSNGHGETSNHNAKRQKLSEDLPGKATDTLTKVSLDDSDKQEKSSSSRPKFNPLVKISVIKKPGTSNVKSPTEAKQKEKEEDNTTNTTGGLLSLCQNYGSDDD